The sequence TTAAATTGGCCAGCCTTATTTCCCCGCGCCTAAAAGGGACCGTCATCCTCGAATCCGGCGAATTCGGCGTTAACGGCCATGCTTTCACCGCGGACCTTATGCGAAGCCCTGGTAAGGCGGTCCTTTCGCTTGCGGGCGGCGATCTCCTTGTTCAGGTTCTCCACGGCCTTGCGGAT comes from Nitrospinota bacterium and encodes:
- a CDS encoding ribbon-helix-helix protein, CopG family: MSTLSVRLPDDLLKQADARARELRLSRAEYIRKAVENLNKEIAARKRKDRLTRASHKVRGESMAVNAEFAGFEDDGPF